A single Leptolyngbya ohadii IS1 DNA region contains:
- a CDS encoding Rne/Rng family ribonuclease produces MSKQIVIAEQHRIAAVFSEDQIQELIVAKGTHQVGDIYLGVVENVLPGIDAAFVNIGDSERNGFIHVSDLGPLRLRKSMGSITELLAPQQKVLVQIMKEPTGNKGPRLTGNISLPGRYLVLMPFGRGVNLSRRIRNEAERNRLRALAILIKPAGMGLLVRTEAEGMPEEAILEDLEALQKQWENVQQEALSSRPPCLLNRDDDFIQRVLRDVYSADVNRIVVDSHTGLKRVKQHLTNWSGGRSPQGVLIDHHRERTSILEYFRVNAAIREALKPRVDLPSGGYIIIERTEALTVIDVNSGSFTRSATARETVLWTNCEAATEIARQLRLRNIAGVIIVDFIDMDSRRDQLQVLEQFNKALRADKARPQIAQLTELGLVELTRKRQGQNVYELFGRPCTTCGGLGHVVHLPGETEVPLSDPIEPARTLPAVPESRPAARDVWERSTDELEFDPAADLQELDLTNHPDYRERSRGDRNDRNDRGDRGDNRRRRRGGRVKVGEPTLKPTIGRLEPDLDLDADAPEEVSATPILTNRDSRDNRESREGRENRDSRDSRDNRESRDSRENREGRENRDGRESRENRNGGRDRAEKFDYPAGGTASHRGRVSRRDKAAAEPPQVISVEMTPEEQDVYALMGISPLVLSTEAVKDPKSTVVAVTLPGQRRQEPISLPQLSRDAEVPASRIEPIEPEVPIAIDEPPAAPEVVPEVALEVAPEVESNGYAAESDEVDYGELNLDATRRRRRRRSSLAGAETHSSDVG; encoded by the coding sequence ATGTCAAAACAAATTGTGATTGCAGAGCAGCACCGTATTGCTGCTGTATTTTCAGAAGATCAGATCCAAGAGTTAATCGTTGCAAAAGGAACTCATCAGGTCGGCGATATTTATCTGGGCGTTGTAGAGAACGTGCTGCCGGGGATTGATGCAGCATTCGTCAATATCGGCGACAGCGAACGCAACGGATTTATCCACGTTTCTGATCTGGGTCCCCTTCGTCTTCGCAAGTCGATGGGTTCCATTACTGAACTGCTTGCGCCTCAGCAGAAGGTGCTGGTGCAAATCATGAAAGAGCCGACGGGCAATAAAGGTCCGCGTCTCACTGGAAACATTAGCCTACCTGGTCGCTATCTGGTGCTGATGCCCTTTGGTCGGGGTGTGAATCTTTCCCGCCGGATTCGCAACGAGGCAGAACGGAATAGGCTCCGTGCCCTAGCTATTTTGATCAAGCCTGCGGGCATGGGTCTTCTGGTGCGTACCGAAGCAGAAGGAATGCCCGAAGAAGCCATCCTGGAAGATTTGGAGGCATTGCAAAAGCAGTGGGAAAACGTTCAGCAGGAAGCACTGTCCTCCCGTCCGCCCTGCCTGCTCAACCGCGATGATGACTTTATTCAGCGGGTGCTGCGCGATGTTTACAGCGCCGATGTGAACCGGATTGTGGTCGATTCCCACACCGGATTAAAGCGAGTGAAGCAGCACCTCACCAACTGGAGCGGTGGACGATCGCCTCAAGGTGTCTTGATTGACCATCACCGGGAACGCACTTCGATTCTGGAATATTTCCGGGTGAATGCTGCGATTCGGGAAGCATTAAAGCCCAGGGTTGACCTGCCTTCGGGAGGCTACATCATTATTGAACGCACGGAAGCCTTGACGGTAATCGATGTCAACTCGGGTTCCTTTACCCGCTCGGCAACGGCACGGGAAACCGTTTTATGGACGAACTGCGAAGCTGCAACCGAGATTGCCCGTCAACTTCGCCTTCGCAATATTGCAGGCGTGATCATCGTCGATTTTATCGATATGGATTCGCGGCGCGACCAGCTTCAGGTTCTAGAGCAGTTTAATAAAGCCCTGCGAGCAGATAAAGCCCGTCCCCAAATTGCTCAATTGACGGAGTTGGGACTGGTCGAACTGACGCGCAAACGTCAGGGACAGAATGTTTACGAGCTGTTTGGTCGTCCCTGTACAACCTGTGGGGGACTGGGTCACGTTGTGCATCTGCCAGGTGAAACGGAAGTTCCTCTTTCTGATCCGATCGAGCCTGCGCGGACTCTGCCTGCTGTACCGGAATCTCGTCCTGCCGCCCGTGATGTTTGGGAGCGATCGACAGATGAGCTAGAGTTCGATCCGGCTGCTGATTTGCAGGAACTTGACCTGACGAATCATCCAGACTATCGGGAGCGGAGCCGAGGCGATCGGAATGACCGCAACGATCGGGGCGATCGGGGCGATAACCGTCGTCGTCGTCGAGGTGGACGGGTCAAAGTAGGTGAACCAACGCTAAAGCCTACGATCGGGCGACTTGAGCCAGACCTGGATCTGGATGCCGATGCACCGGAGGAAGTCTCTGCAACACCCATTCTGACGAACCGCGACAGCCGGGACAATCGAGAAAGCCGGGAAGGGCGAGAAAATCGCGACAGTCGGGACAGCCGGGACAATCGAGAAAGCCGCGACAGTCGAGAAAACCGTGAGGGGCGAGAAAATCGCGACGGTCGGGAAAGTCGGGAAAATCGCAACGGAGGTCGAGATCGGGCAGAGAAGTTCGATTATCCCGCAGGTGGAACGGCTTCCCATCGCGGTCGAGTTTCCCGCCGGGACAAAGCGGCTGCGGAGCCTCCCCAAGTGATTTCAGTCGAGATGACGCCAGAAGAGCAGGATGTTTATGCGCTGATGGGCATTTCGCCACTGGTGCTTTCCACCGAGGCTGTTAAAGATCCGAAGTCCACAGTTGTTGCGGTGACACTGCCCGGTCAGCGACGTCAGGAGCCAATCAGCCTGCCTCAGCTGTCTCGTGATGCCGAAGTTCCTGCTTCGCGGATTGAACCGATTGAACCAGAGGTGCCGATCGCGATCGACGAACCGCCAGCGGCGCCAGAAGTTGTGCCAGAAGTTGCGCTAGAAGTTGCGCCAGAAGTGGAATCAAACGGTTATGCAGCAGAATCAGATGAAGTCGATTATGGAGAACTGAATCTGGATGCTACCCGTCGTCGCCGTCGTCGCCGTTCTTCCCTGGCGGGAGCAGAGACGCACAGTTCAGATGTCGGCTAA
- a CDS encoding MoaD/ThiS family protein gives MAVKVLIPTPLQKFTADQATIECEGKTIAELLESLEQSFPGIKARLCDEQGNLRRFINFYVNSEDIRFLDGANTALQTGDEVSIVPAVAGG, from the coding sequence ATGGCTGTTAAAGTTCTGATTCCAACTCCGCTGCAAAAATTCACTGCCGACCAAGCCACGATCGAATGTGAAGGAAAAACGATCGCCGAACTGCTCGAATCTCTTGAGCAAAGCTTCCCCGGCATCAAGGCGCGTCTCTGCGATGAGCAGGGCAATCTGCGTCGCTTTATCAACTTCTACGTCAACAGCGAAGATATTCGCTTTCTCGATGGAGCCAACACTGCGCTGCAAACGGGAGATGAAGTGAGCATTGTTCCGGCAGTGGCAGGGGGCTGA
- a CDS encoding STAS domain-containing protein — MYKMIKHKRKAVVQPSGDINISNAHRLQQQLTETVTAIDHAHVLVDMTGVESLDSAGLMALVSTLTLAQQLGKQLTLFGISPSVRIVFELTQLDRVFEIAEEQSVLEVSAA; from the coding sequence ATGTATAAAATGATTAAACACAAGCGAAAGGCGGTTGTTCAGCCCAGTGGCGACATCAACATTAGCAACGCCCACAGGCTGCAACAGCAGCTCACTGAAACGGTAACGGCGATCGATCATGCTCATGTCCTGGTCGATATGACTGGCGTTGAGTCTTTGGATAGTGCAGGACTGATGGCTCTTGTCTCAACTCTGACCCTTGCTCAGCAGCTTGGTAAGCAGTTGACGCTGTTTGGGATTTCTCCCTCGGTTCGGATTGTGTTTGAGCTAACCCAGCTCGATCGTGTTTTTGAAATTGCCGAGGAGCAATCGGTTCTGGAAGTCAGTGCTGCCTGA
- the grxC gene encoding glutaredoxin 3 — MAAEVEIYTWSTCPFCIRAKALLNQKGVDFTEYCIDGDEAARAEMAKRANGRRSLPQIFIDGTHVGGCDDLYALNSSGKLDPMLQTS; from the coding sequence ATGGCTGCTGAAGTTGAAATCTATACCTGGAGTACCTGCCCCTTCTGCATCCGGGCAAAAGCTCTACTCAATCAGAAAGGCGTAGACTTTACCGAGTACTGCATTGATGGCGATGAAGCAGCGCGGGCAGAAATGGCAAAACGGGCAAATGGACGGCGTAGCCTGCCCCAAATTTTCATTGATGGGACGCATGTGGGCGGCTGTGATGACCTCTATGCCCTGAACTCCAGCGGCAAACTAGACCCAATGCTGCAAACAAGCTAA
- a CDS encoding ribonuclease HII: MLPVVAVVAVLPWREQRRTVQMSAKRSIRCVEQLILLPDLEVSTSDLVAGVDEVGRGALFGPVVAAAVILPANQLGQLAAAGVTDSKRLTAPQRQELALQIRAVAIDCRIGLASVQEIDRINILQATFLAMRRAVSRLSPQPNLCLIDGNHCIPQLALPQQAIVKGDQKSLAIAAASIVAKVWRDELITRLAVKYPDYDLTSNKGYGTIKHRLALQQKGASRQHRRSFSPCAVQQTESMNQINDCLT, from the coding sequence ATGCTACCCGTCGTCGCCGTCGTCGCCGTTCTTCCCTGGCGGGAGCAGAGACGCACAGTTCAGATGTCGGCTAAGCGATCGATTCGTTGTGTAGAACAGCTTATCCTGTTGCCAGATCTGGAGGTTTCTACTTCGGATTTGGTGGCAGGCGTTGATGAAGTAGGGCGGGGAGCTTTATTTGGTCCTGTGGTGGCAGCGGCAGTCATCCTTCCCGCAAATCAGCTTGGACAACTTGCCGCAGCAGGCGTAACGGACAGCAAGCGTTTAACTGCTCCCCAACGCCAGGAACTCGCACTGCAAATCAGAGCGGTGGCGATCGACTGTCGGATTGGTCTTGCCTCTGTGCAAGAGATCGATCGGATAAACATCTTGCAGGCAACGTTTTTAGCAATGCGGCGGGCAGTCAGTCGGCTTAGCCCCCAGCCAAATTTGTGCCTAATTGATGGGAATCATTGTATTCCCCAACTTGCTTTACCTCAGCAGGCGATCGTGAAAGGTGATCAGAAGTCTCTGGCGATCGCCGCAGCTAGCATTGTCGCAAAAGTTTGGCGAGATGAGCTAATTACTCGTCTTGCTGTGAAGTATCCCGATTACGATCTGACATCAAACAAAGGATACGGCACGATCAAGCATCGGTTAGCATTGCAGCAGAAGGGAGCATCGCGGCAGCATCGGCGATCGTTTAGTCCCTGTGCAGTGCAGCAGACTGAATCAATGAACCAAATTAATGATTGCCTGACCTGA
- a CDS encoding TIGR03960 family B12-binding radical SAM protein, producing MAVAVEQLLTPEILKPARYLGNELGSVHKPWDAATVRWVLTYPEIYEVGASNLGHIILYSILNAQPHQLCDRSYLPAPDLAAKLRSTQTPLFAVESHRSLTEFDILGFSLSYELGATNILEMLALAGIPLTWKERNSQSAWNVEQGSYPLIFAGGQTATSNPEPYADFFDFIALGDGEELLPEIGLVLEEGKTAGLSRAEILLDLAQIPGVYVPQFYDMATDGSVHPNRPDVPERILRRVATPLPAYSIGLVPYVETVHDRLTIEIRRGCTRGCRFCQPGMLTRPARDVEPEQVVEAIEQGMRATGYNEFSLLSLSCSDYLALPAVGVEIKNRLQGENISLSLPSQRVDRFDENIANILGGTRQSGLTFAPEAGTQRMRDIINKGLTNEELLRGVKTAYEQGWDRVKLYFMIGLPGETDADVLGIAETIRWLQQECRIKGRKPIGFNVTISNFTPKPHTPFQWHSVATAEFLRKQRLLQQEFRTIRGVKANFTDVRISAMEDFVGRGDRRLSAVIRHAWELGAGMDSWWESLDRAFAAWTKAIEASELTWKYRQVENGEWNVFADAGFADKLEGEQPQIEHILDQPLPWDHLDSGIDKQWLKEDLQRALEASIVPDCSFEGCSHCGVCGLDFGHNVVVPPPPIPAFQGQFVPNSDRVQRIRLQFGKLGDLTLLSHLDLVRLFDRAVRRAAIPVAFTGGFHPGPRISIASALPLGASSLGEYVDFDLTQEMNLEEFREKLAAQLPADLPVFGVEAIALDAPAATHAMERAEYWIAVAPLEDRLEDSSAEDNTFATSPDWQTWMQAVLDAESLWVEQTTKSGKQKSVNLRERLLELEQIDRPIPGLRRGQQLEGTVVLRFVGVCRNDGTLLRPEHLVQMLEQVSQRSFQLLHIHRCQLLLTNACS from the coding sequence GTGGCAGTTGCAGTTGAACAGCTATTAACGCCCGAAATCCTGAAGCCCGCTCGCTATCTTGGCAATGAGCTGGGGTCTGTGCATAAGCCCTGGGACGCCGCGACAGTCCGCTGGGTTCTGACCTATCCCGAAATTTACGAGGTTGGCGCTTCTAATCTGGGTCATATCATTCTCTACAGTATCCTGAACGCCCAACCCCATCAGCTTTGCGATCGTTCCTATTTGCCTGCGCCTGATTTGGCGGCGAAGCTGCGGTCTACCCAAACGCCTCTCTTTGCGGTTGAATCGCACCGATCGCTGACGGAATTCGACATTCTAGGATTTAGCCTCAGCTACGAGCTAGGGGCAACCAATATTCTGGAAATGCTGGCTCTGGCGGGCATTCCTCTCACCTGGAAGGAGCGAAATAGCCAGAGTGCCTGGAATGTGGAGCAGGGTAGCTATCCCCTCATTTTTGCAGGCGGACAAACCGCAACCTCTAACCCCGAACCCTACGCCGACTTTTTTGACTTCATTGCCCTGGGCGACGGAGAGGAACTTTTACCCGAAATCGGGCTGGTTCTGGAGGAGGGCAAGACAGCAGGACTGAGCCGCGCGGAAATTTTGCTGGATCTGGCACAGATTCCCGGTGTCTATGTGCCCCAGTTCTACGACATGGCGACGGATGGCTCTGTGCATCCCAATCGTCCCGACGTGCCGGAGCGAATTTTGCGGCGGGTAGCAACCCCTCTGCCTGCCTATTCGATCGGCTTGGTGCCCTATGTGGAGACGGTTCACGATCGCCTAACCATTGAAATTCGGCGAGGCTGTACGCGGGGCTGTCGCTTTTGCCAGCCTGGAATGCTCACCCGTCCGGCGCGGGATGTAGAGCCAGAACAGGTCGTGGAGGCGATCGAGCAGGGGATGCGAGCAACGGGCTATAACGAGTTCTCTCTGCTGTCGCTAAGCTGTTCGGACTATCTGGCACTGCCTGCCGTTGGCGTAGAAATTAAAAACCGTCTGCAAGGGGAGAACATTTCGCTGTCGCTGCCCAGTCAGCGAGTCGATCGCTTTGATGAGAACATTGCCAATATCCTCGGCGGAACGCGCCAATCCGGGCTGACTTTTGCGCCGGAAGCCGGAACGCAGCGAATGCGGGATATTATTAATAAAGGGCTAACCAACGAAGAACTGCTCCGAGGCGTTAAGACTGCTTATGAGCAGGGTTGGGATCGGGTCAAGCTCTATTTTATGATTGGCTTGCCGGGGGAAACCGACGCAGACGTGCTGGGCATTGCCGAAACCATACGCTGGCTCCAGCAGGAATGCCGAATTAAGGGCAGAAAGCCGATTGGCTTTAATGTCACCATTTCCAATTTCACCCCCAAGCCCCATACGCCATTTCAGTGGCACTCAGTGGCAACGGCGGAATTTCTCCGCAAGCAGCGGCTCCTTCAGCAAGAGTTTCGCACTATTCGGGGAGTCAAAGCCAACTTTACGGATGTTCGCATCTCGGCAATGGAGGACTTTGTCGGGCGAGGCGATCGACGTTTGTCGGCAGTTATCCGTCATGCCTGGGAACTGGGTGCAGGGATGGATTCCTGGTGGGAAAGCCTCGATCGGGCGTTTGCTGCTTGGACGAAGGCAATTGAAGCATCGGAACTAACCTGGAAGTATCGCCAGGTGGAGAACGGGGAGTGGAACGTTTTTGCCGATGCCGGATTTGCCGATAAACTAGAGGGCGAACAGCCTCAAATTGAGCACATTCTAGATCAGCCTTTGCCCTGGGACCACCTGGATTCCGGGATTGATAAGCAGTGGCTTAAGGAAGATCTTCAGCGGGCGCTAGAAGCGTCGATCGTCCCAGACTGTTCGTTTGAGGGTTGCTCCCACTGCGGCGTTTGTGGGCTGGACTTTGGACATAATGTAGTTGTGCCGCCGCCGCCCATTCCCGCCTTTCAGGGTCAGTTTGTGCCCAATTCGGATCGGGTGCAGCGAATTCGCCTCCAGTTTGGTAAGCTGGGCGATCTGACGCTGCTGAGCCATCTGGATTTGGTGCGTCTATTCGATCGGGCGGTGCGTCGGGCGGCAATTCCGGTTGCCTTCACGGGAGGATTCCATCCGGGTCCGCGAATTTCGATCGCCAGTGCCCTACCGCTAGGGGCAAGCAGCCTGGGCGAGTATGTCGATTTTGACCTCACTCAGGAGATGAACCTGGAAGAATTCCGGGAAAAGCTGGCTGCCCAATTGCCTGCGGATTTACCTGTTTTTGGCGTTGAAGCAATCGCCCTGGATGCCCCTGCTGCAACCCACGCAATGGAGCGGGCGGAGTACTGGATTGCTGTTGCGCCGCTTGAGGACAGGCTAGAGGACAGTTCGGCTGAAGATAACACGTTTGCAACATCCCCGGATTGGCAGACTTGGATGCAGGCGGTTCTGGATGCGGAAAGTCTCTGGGTTGAACAAACTACCAAATCAGGCAAGCAAAAATCAGTTAACCTGCGGGAACGACTGTTGGAGCTGGAGCAAATCGATCGACCGATTCCGGGGCTGCGGCGGGGTCAGCAGCTTGAGGGCACGGTAGTTCTGCGTTTTGTGGGTGTTTGCCGGAATGATGGCACATTGCTCCGTCCGGAACATTTGGTGCAAATGCTGGAACAGGTGAGCCAGCGATCGTTCCAACTCCTGCACATTCACAGATGTCAGCTTCTCCTGACCAACGCCTGTTCTTAG
- a CDS encoding lysophospholipid acyltransferase family protein, protein MLISQQLLSLLGTRAFFYHRDRVPQNGAVLVVSNHRSFMDAPLLMATLNRSVRFACHHYMGQVPLMREVVTRLGCFPLDAPDQRQQTFFHQAIQLLQTQQAVGIFPEGTEPMVQSTNPHHIGQFQRGFAHLALRAPIQDLAILPVAIASHDETNNVAVPLKLLSWFDPSEPLFNQEGWHPMVIYQKVDMIVGRPLWITPAQRESYQGKQAKNVVADLTHYCHEEIDRLLH, encoded by the coding sequence TTGCTGATTTCCCAACAGTTGCTCAGTCTGCTTGGCACACGCGCTTTCTTTTACCATCGCGATCGAGTGCCGCAAAACGGTGCAGTCCTGGTCGTAAGCAATCACCGGAGCTTTATGGACGCGCCGCTGCTGATGGCAACCCTGAATCGATCGGTGCGATTTGCCTGCCATCACTACATGGGACAGGTGCCCTTAATGCGGGAGGTTGTGACGCGCCTGGGCTGTTTTCCCCTCGATGCGCCGGATCAGCGCCAGCAAACCTTTTTCCACCAGGCAATTCAGCTGCTTCAAACTCAGCAAGCTGTCGGCATCTTTCCCGAAGGCACGGAGCCAATGGTTCAGTCTACGAACCCCCATCACATCGGTCAGTTTCAGCGCGGGTTCGCTCACCTTGCCCTGCGTGCCCCCATTCAGGATCTTGCCATTCTGCCTGTGGCAATCGCATCCCACGACGAAACCAATAATGTGGCTGTACCGCTAAAACTCCTGAGCTGGTTTGACCCGTCGGAGCCGCTGTTCAACCAGGAGGGCTGGCATCCCATGGTGATCTACCAGAAAGTCGATATGATCGTGGGTCGTCCCCTTTGGATTACGCCTGCTCAACGGGAAAGCTATCAGGGAAAGCAGGCGAAAAACGTGGTTGCAGACCTGACGCACTACTGCCACGAAGAGATCGATCGCCTGCTGCATTGA
- a CDS encoding alpha/beta fold hydrolase encodes MDVQPHAYFRTPTRLNPGAPLFVFLPGMDGTGQLFRAQVAGVEKAFDIRCLSIPADDMTGWEQLTEQVVTLVKEEMERKPGQPVYLCGESFGGCLAIKTVLRAPHLFDRLILVNPASSFNRRPWVYWGSYLSRLLPEQTYQLSSLGFLTVLASLDRILPEDRDALIEAIRFVTQRSSVWRQSLLRDFYVSEYQLRSVALPTLVIASAQDRLFPSVSEARRLVSLLPNAEMIVLPYSGHACLLEKDVHLYELMQSSRLVHPPQPTMAVRAPSAESKATSS; translated from the coding sequence ATGGATGTCCAACCCCACGCCTATTTCCGCACGCCAACTCGCCTGAATCCGGGGGCACCCCTATTTGTTTTCTTGCCAGGGATGGATGGTACAGGACAACTCTTTCGCGCTCAGGTAGCCGGGGTCGAGAAAGCCTTTGATATTCGCTGTTTGTCTATTCCGGCGGATGATATGACCGGATGGGAGCAGTTGACCGAGCAGGTTGTTACTCTGGTGAAAGAGGAGATGGAGCGGAAGCCGGGGCAGCCTGTGTACCTCTGCGGCGAGTCCTTTGGCGGCTGTCTTGCAATCAAGACTGTACTGCGTGCCCCCCATCTGTTCGATCGCCTCATCCTGGTCAATCCTGCCTCTTCGTTTAATCGTCGCCCCTGGGTCTATTGGGGGTCTTACCTGAGCCGTCTGCTGCCGGAGCAAACCTACCAGCTCTCAAGCCTGGGATTTCTCACCGTTCTGGCGTCGCTCGATCGCATCTTGCCGGAAGATCGAGACGCATTAATCGAGGCAATTCGGTTTGTCACGCAGCGATCGTCTGTTTGGCGGCAGTCCCTGCTGCGGGATTTTTATGTGAGTGAATATCAGCTTCGCAGTGTTGCCCTACCGACGCTGGTGATTGCCAGTGCCCAGGATCGCCTGTTTCCCTCCGTATCGGAGGCGCGTCGTTTGGTGAGTCTGTTGCCAAATGCCGAGATGATTGTGCTGCCCTACAGCGGTCATGCCTGTCTGCTAGAAAAGGATGTGCATCTCTATGAGCTAATGCAGTCCTCGCGACTGGTGCATCCTCCCCAGCCTACTATGGCGGTGCGAGCGCCCTCTGCTGAAAGTAAGGCAACCTCAAGCTAG
- a CDS encoding PPC domain-containing protein, giving the protein MYKSFMPLLVPATLLAIGTGSWAAMAQTAAAQTQSTPSPQSSTLYRPIPMPASNEVRDSITDQDIPTGFGGFARDYVVNLKEGDQVVIDLISDQFDTILTLIAPDGSTVSENDDGPDGTTNSLLFARITRAGNYIVRVSPYAGQGVGAFTLKVTKLRPV; this is encoded by the coding sequence ATGTACAAGTCTTTTATGCCCCTGCTCGTGCCTGCAACGCTACTGGCGATCGGGACAGGCTCCTGGGCTGCAATGGCGCAAACGGCGGCTGCCCAAACCCAATCCACCCCATCTCCCCAATCCTCAACGCTATATCGACCGATTCCGATGCCTGCCAGCAATGAGGTCAGGGATAGTATTACCGATCAGGACATCCCAACTGGATTTGGTGGGTTTGCGCGAGACTATGTGGTGAACCTCAAGGAGGGCGATCAGGTTGTCATTGATTTAATCTCCGATCAGTTTGACACTATCCTCACGCTCATCGCGCCCGATGGTTCTACCGTTTCTGAGAACGACGACGGCCCCGACGGCACCACAAACTCGCTGCTGTTTGCGCGGATCACCCGTGCAGGAAACTACATTGTGCGTGTCAGTCCCTATGCGGGGCAGGGTGTGGGTGCCTTTACGCTGAAAGTGACAAAGCTGCGCCCGGTCTAA
- a CDS encoding DUF1997 domain-containing protein, whose protein sequence is MFTRFFDSQSVELTVQNQPVPLQHYLRQPRRLVYALFDSSRVQQLREDCFRLEMRPLKFLMLTLQPTADLRIWAEPDGTIRVQSIRCEVRGVDFINDRFSFNLVGRLTPEQRGEVTYLQGQADLEVRVDVPPPLLFTPQPLVEATGNGLLHSVLLTIKHRLMHQLVADYRQWAIEQERETWHSSQNFSQGLQASHSSQENSFPGSQPELG, encoded by the coding sequence ATGTTCACCCGATTCTTTGACTCTCAATCGGTCGAGTTAACCGTTCAGAATCAGCCCGTCCCCCTTCAGCACTATCTGCGCCAACCGCGACGACTGGTGTATGCCCTGTTTGATTCAAGTCGGGTTCAGCAGCTACGAGAAGACTGCTTTCGGTTAGAAATGCGTCCCCTCAAGTTTCTGATGCTCACCCTCCAGCCAACTGCCGATTTGCGAATCTGGGCGGAGCCAGACGGTACGATTCGAGTTCAGTCGATCCGCTGTGAAGTTCGGGGCGTGGACTTTATTAACGATCGATTTAGCTTTAACCTGGTCGGTCGGCTCACGCCTGAGCAAAGAGGCGAAGTCACCTACCTTCAAGGACAGGCAGATTTAGAAGTTCGAGTCGATGTGCCGCCCCCTCTTCTGTTCACCCCCCAACCGCTTGTAGAGGCAACGGGCAACGGACTGCTGCATAGTGTGCTGCTCACCATTAAACACCGTCTAATGCACCAGCTTGTTGCAGACTACCGGCAATGGGCGATCGAACAGGAGCGGGAAACCTGGCACAGTTCGCAGAATTTTTCGCAGGGCTTACAGGCTTCTCATTCTTCTCAAGAAAATTCTTTTCCCGGCAGCCAGCCTGAACTAGGGTAG
- the pip gene encoding prolyl aminopeptidase, producing the protein MRELYETIEPYATGTLKVSDLHTLYYEEVGNPEGKPIVFLHGGPGGGIDPFHRRFFDPQKWRVILFDQRGCGRSTPHAELRENTTWDLVSDIEKLRLHLGIDRWVVFGGSWGSTLSLAYSQTHPEACKGLILRGIFLLRQKELLWFYQEGASYFFPDAWENYLKPIPPAERHNLIAAYYQRLTCEDWQIRQEAARAWSVWEASTSKLLPDVGLQQRFGESQFADAFARIECHYFVNKGFFEQENQLLDQCDHIRHLPTVIVQGRYDVVCPPLSAWDLHQALPQSELIFISDAGHSMTEPGIRTALIEASDRFAAL; encoded by the coding sequence ATGCGCGAACTGTACGAGACGATCGAGCCATACGCAACTGGCACACTCAAAGTTTCAGATCTGCATACGCTCTACTACGAAGAAGTCGGCAATCCGGAGGGTAAGCCAATCGTTTTCCTGCACGGTGGTCCGGGGGGTGGAATCGATCCGTTTCACCGTCGATTTTTTGATCCGCAGAAGTGGCGCGTCATCCTATTTGACCAGCGAGGCTGTGGGCGCAGCACTCCCCACGCAGAACTGCGGGAGAATACCACCTGGGATCTGGTCAGCGATATTGAAAAACTGCGGTTGCATCTGGGCATCGATCGCTGGGTCGTGTTTGGCGGCAGTTGGGGCAGCACCCTATCGCTGGCATACAGTCAAACCCATCCGGAAGCCTGCAAAGGTCTCATCCTCAGAGGCATCTTCCTGCTCAGACAAAAGGAACTGCTGTGGTTCTATCAGGAAGGCGCAAGCTACTTTTTCCCGGATGCCTGGGAGAACTACCTGAAGCCCATTCCCCCAGCAGAGCGGCATAACCTGATTGCGGCATATTATCAACGGTTGACGTGTGAGGATTGGCAGATTCGTCAGGAGGCGGCGCGTGCCTGGTCTGTCTGGGAAGCCTCTACCAGTAAACTTTTGCCCGACGTCGGATTGCAGCAGCGGTTTGGAGAAAGCCAGTTTGCCGATGCCTTTGCCCGAATTGAATGCCACTACTTTGTTAATAAGGGCTTTTTTGAGCAGGAAAACCAGCTTTTAGACCAGTGCGATCACATTCGCCATTTGCCGACCGTGATTGTGCAGGGACGCTACGACGTGGTTTGTCCGCCCCTTTCCGCCTGGGATTTGCACCAGGCATTGCCCCAATCCGAGCTGATTTTTATCTCCGATGCTGGGCATTCCATGACAGAGCCGGGCATCCGGACAGCGCTGATTGAGGCGAGCGATCGGTTTGCAGCGCTTTAG